The DNA segment TTTGAGCCTAATAAGCTTGTTCCTACAAAcgataaaaaaataatctACAATAGGTTGAAACCAATTACGCCGAATGATTCGTATGTATCGTGCACAATATTCGACATTAAAGGTAACATTACAGCAGTCTCTCGAAAATATCctaaaatgaaatttcttAAAGGTAACGACTTATTCCCTCGAGATCTCCGAAAAATCGATACATCTTCAATCGATGTGGTGCCACTGATTATGGTCCGTTCCCCCAATTGCATACTTGTAAATCTACTCCATATTAAGGCTATAATTAAAAAGGATAGTGTCATGGTATTCGACACTTCCACGCCATCTATTGCTACAAAACTAGGGTTGTTTATGTATGACCTTgagatgaaattaaaattgcCATCAGGAAACATTTGTTATGAATTTAGAGCACTCGAAAGTATTCTAATCAGTGTGATGAGTTATTTGGAAGCAGATTTGAGGAATCACTTGCAAGGATGTGGGCTTATTTTAGCTGAGctagaagatgaaattgatagaaACAAATTGCAAGATCTTTTAATCAAACTGAAGAAATTATCCAGTTTTTATCAAAAGGCTGTTTTAATTAGAAATGTTTTAGAAGAACTCTTAGATAATGACGAGGACTTAGCCGGAATGTATTTAACAGATCCTATAAAATTTGATCCAACCATTGAAAATCCTACTGATTTCGCAGATTTAGAAATGATGTTAGAATCGTACTATAAACAATGTGACGAGTTCGTTCAGCAAGCAGGATCGTTGataaatgatatcaaaGCTACCGAAGAAATTGTAAACATTATCTTGGATACTAATAGAAATTCACTTATgttatttgaattgaaaataacgGTTTACACTCTAGGATTTACAGTAGCCACGTTATTGCCTGCTTTCTATGgtatgaatttgaaaaactaCATCGAAGAATCAACATTTGGTTTCGGTGCCGTTGCAGTCTTTTCAATTATACAGGGTCTTTTAATTATTATGTTAAGTTTCCGTAAATTACGAAAGGTTCAAAAATTAACAATGATGGATGGTGCTGGTAATCATTTGCACCACAGTTCAAGCCCTATTggattaatgaataaagataaatGGTATTATAGACTATTCTATGGGAACAGACATACCAAATATGATAGACCAACCCCAAAGGAAAGTGATGTAATATGGAGAATGATTAATGACGACAAACCACTAAAATAGACAAGTTCGTGTATATAGAATTGACACAGGTACTATAGTTTTATCTaatctaatttattaattgtaCATAtaaaagagaaaaatattgttaatgCAGTTGAAAgacaaatattttaattgaatCTAATCCGAGTCTTCTTCAGAATCCGAATTGTTAACGACTGCGctatcttcttcttcatcgtcactTTGTTTCGAGTAGCCAGGTAAAGTACTTAAGTCATCTTCCTTTGGTTCAGGAATTTCGGTAACAGTTGGGATATCCTCCTCGTCGAATTTTTTATGCTTACCAGGCTGCGATGTAGTGatcgatgatgatgatgaacGACGTTCTCTGAAAATAGGTTGTGCGTCTCTTTCCGAGCCTGGCTTTATCAAAGTACCATCTAATGAAACCACTTTGCCTGTAGTatgaattgatttaatagtaaatttcaatttaccTTCAATCTTaacattattttcatcagCCCAATATccaaatgatttaaatttattagaatcgTTGACTTCTTCGGaatattcatcttcttgACTTGGTATAAAATTCCAATCAACTGGGatgttgaattttttaattgaaGCGTTGAATGTATCGTGGACTAACAAACCTATATGCGACGCAGTTTGCATGTAAATATACCCTTCCAATGTATCTCCAACTTGAGGTCTCCATATTAAAAAGTCTACTGATACCCATAAGAACGTGAATGGAGATGAATCTGTTACCTTAGCAACAGTGATGGTATTGTCATCTGTATCTTTTGTAACATTGTCATcagatattttgatatttgaaTACGCTAAACAAACCCCTTTAGCTTTTGGAAAGTATGACATGATCAAAGGATCTAAATGTTGTGATTTAACACCGTTAATGGGGTTAGATATATGACATGGTGCTAACGATACATATAAGGATGttgtaaatttttgaaagcATTCAGAGATACCTTCATCACCAATTGGATTAGTACTTTTTGGAACTATGAATTGCTTTCTTTTTTTAAATTGTGGTTCATTAGATGTGTTATACCCATTATTGGTATCAACTGACATGattatttgtatatatttataaatgtatatatatattctaaaGTTGAAGTAATAAATCAGTTTGTAAGACTTATAAGATGAGAAgtcaaaaaaaattgaaaaattttgagCCGCACTGCAAagcaaaaaaattagaagattCTTATGCAACAAATACATATATTCAAAGTAATTTATTCCTAAACTTGGACAATCCAGTCTGAGGTGGTGGACTAAAGGCCCCCGCTGATGAGTCACGGAGATGAGATCTTAATGACAAACTTTCTTCTGTTTTTAATAACTGATCCTTTCTCTTAAACCCAGGCTTATTTGGTGGAGCTTTGAATACTGCAAAATTTTTTAACAATCTATTCGCATAGGTTCTTGGTGCATCTTCTAGTTCTGAATACTCAGGAACACCCGTAAACCTGACCTTTTTAATTTGTGAAGCTGTACTATTATCTTCCGAAGATGCTGACGATACAGACGATTCAGACGTATTTTGAGCATTAATTGTTGTCACTGAAGAATTGTTTGGAGACGCTGGGTTGCCCAATTGCGGCGTAACACTGTTTCTCCTTGTATTTCTCCTTGTTACTTGATCACGAGTTTGGGGTTGGTTTGGAGCGGGGCCCTGTGATAATATCGGTGCTTGTTGCTGCGTAGGTAGATCTGAGGATTCCTTAGTTGTGGGAGACTCAACAGATCTGCGCAAATTAAACGTAGATGGTTCGCTTGGATCGAATACAACTGATGTTAAAGTTTCCTTTTGTTGCGTCATAAGTGTACCAGATTTTGTTGCTTGTCTCAAATGTAATTGTAACCTTTGGTTTGCAGTTAATGGTTTGGCAGACGTGGTACCGctattatcttcttcctcaACCGCAATTAGTGGATTCTGTTTACTTTTAGGTGATGGAGACGAAatttgctgttgttgaGTTCCATTCCCCAGTCTCGTTTGGGATCCCAGTCTTTTTATTGCGCCTGATGGAGATCTCAAATTTGACGGCGAACTAATAGACCCAGACGGCGAACGTAAGGGAGAATTAGGTGATTTTAAGCTATTGCTTCTTGCCAATGCTGCAGCGGCACCTGATGTAGCTTTATGTGTATTATCTTGCAAAATAGTCACTTTCGGACTAATTGGCAGAGACGTTGACCTCCGACGACCAGATGGAGTAGTTGTAGTAGCTGCATTTATCTCCATTCGTGTAGAAGATGGAAAACtggataatgatgaatttgagTTCATGAATAGCATTGAACTTGGCCTTTGGTTAAGTGGATTTGACGCCTTGGACATTGGCAGAGGCAACATAGAATTTCTGGGATTTTGGGAAGACGATAACTTTCGCTTAGTTGGCTTGACTGAAAATTTGTTGGTGCTGCTATTACTGGATTGACTTGATATAGATGAAGAACGCGATCCCTTACTAGGCAGTGAATCATTTAGttctaattttttcaaatcttgttcaattgattttgggGTGACTTCGTCTATATCAGGGAATTTCTCTAAATTATCTGTAgaatttttgttttctgATTCTTTGTTATCTGATTCTTTGTTATCTGATTCTTTGTTATCTgattctttgttttctgattctttcttttggGGATTTCCAGTTCTACTATTGTTGACACTTCTTGTGGGTTTCGAATCAGCTGTTGTTGATTTCCTAGGTTCTGAAGCATCGGTTCCTTCCTGGAGCTTATTTTTTGATTCCTTTATTTTTTGGAAAACATCTATCAACGCCTTCTTTGGTAATCCATACACTTTCCTAAATCTTAGTTCCGACGAGATCCAGTTGAATCcaaattcttcgaatttgAAAACCATATTCTCAATCATGATATAAGCCTGATTGAcaaaattagaaaaatctaataatgtCTTGTAACTTAATTCGTATCTTGAATTCTGCCTAACAAATCTCGTTAAGTTCGCAACTAATGTTCCATTTTTTTTAGTTGCATTGAACAACCCATCCACTTCcttcaacaaattcaacTTGAAATAATTCGAATTACTAGACTGGAAAGCTAATTTATAGTCATAAAGGTGCTGATAGTTTGAAAAATAGATTTTACGCCCAACCTTTCTTAAAATGGAATATATCTCATTTAATCTCAAAGTCAACATTAATACTTTATGTAATCCATATTTTCCATCCGACATCAACTTGACATATTCCTCCTGTTGTGTCTTTGGGATCGTTTTCAACTTCTGGAAAGGAATGAGGTTCGGTTTCAAATGGTCTAGAGTGGAGCGCAATTGCCCTGTAACGGTGAAAATCATTTCGATGTCCATATCTGTTAAAGAAGCTTCCACGtaattttcatcatccaaCAACGATGTATTCTCTGACAATTTATGCAATAATCCATGTTCTAAAGTCAAATCGTTGTCGccattatcaaatatttggtcCTTCAACATCGATTCTAAGTCACCGAAATAATCAGGCGATAATAGCTTCAGTTTTTCCTTCGTGATCTTAGCCTGCTGCAATCTTTTCTGGTATCCTTGTAAGCAACTGTAGCACAATTCCTCCAATGACTTCAAACACTTTACCCCCGATTCTGGGCTGGGCAACTCAGATAACGGTTTGACAGTAATATCAGGATTATCATACGGTATATGTGTTACAACATTGGAAATACTAATAGGTACAGGTTTGAAAAGCTTGAATTCCCCTATTATTTCCAACTTCGTGCTAAATACTCCCTCATTTATGGCAAATATGCTCCCACATAACAAAACCGCGTATTGTACCAATGGCAACTCCTTCGATTCCGATGCATTTGCTGCTAGTTTCTGTATTGCTGGAATCAAGTTCTGTATCTTAGTAATGTTGTATTGATACTGAATGATTTTGGCGTCGAGTGAATCTATGTACCCTGGTTCACCTCCGTCTTCGGTTGTGGCCATCTTGTTATACTTTCTAAAATCCACTGATATAATCTAagcaaataaaaaaaaCTCCTTCCCTTTTCTAATATACAGCCtctttattgaagaattgaactTCACCAAttgttatattatttattcaaattgcTATTAGTTTTCTTCCTTACTATTTAAATTGTTCGAATTTAGAATACGCTCGCATTTCTCATGAAACTGATAATTCGTTTAAAATCCTTCCTAAACACAAGCTCTCAACACCTACAATTGTATGCTGATCAAGCCGATATACTATGTTCAACTATCATGCGTGTTTTCTTTCAAACTTGCCATACACTAACATACCAGTTTCCCGCCTACTGACTACATAAGCGCCCGCAGGTCACATCTCGGCGAAATTGGCGCAAAATGATCCAGGTCAAATTCAGAAACTTACATGTATTATCACCCACATCTTCAGAGCAAGCTGTGGCATACTAGACCCTCCAATCCTCcataaatttgaaagaacCGCCGTTGAATATCCCATTTTGACTGATCGATTCCAACGCGGTCACGTGTGATATTGTGGTAGACATATCAGACGGGTAGAATAAAAACAAACAGTGGATCAAATACTAATAGCTAACAGCACCACCGGCGTACTCGTTTAGGTCTGAATTCTATATATGAGTGCCACAGATTATAGGGCTACGGCTTTATTGACCGAGCATTTTGGGTTCCCACCACTTGCACTTATCGACGATGTTATAAATGCGGTCAATGACATTATGTATAAGTGCACACAAGCGATGGAGACATATTTAAATGAGAGACAGCAAAAACGACTAGAAGAGACGATGAAGGAGAAGAATAGTGATGAGGACGTTGTGATGGAAGGTCCGGAGGATACGCCGTCTGCAATTCCGGATGACGAAATACAACTAGGCACGGCCAAGTTGGAGACGTTGTTGGAGAGTCAAGTTGACAAAAATTTCGACAAGTTCGAATTGTACGCATTGAGAAACATTTTCACAGTCCCATCGGACTTGGTGAGGGATGGATGGGTGAGGTTGATGCACCACGAAGGTATAGAATACCAGAAAGATGAGGATTCGCTGAAACTagacgaagaaattgaaaagttgatCAAGTTCATAAACATGGAATTAAGCCTCCGCAAGATTCTAAAGCTTCAAATAACAAAGGCTAACAAGCTTGTGCGGATGCTCAGACTGTTTCGTCTGTGTTTGAGCTTCTTGGACCACGATAATaatggtgaaaaattgacGGCCGAGGCACGTCTGGCGATAAAATCTCTTTCTCCTTTGGATGAAAACTTGTACTTCTTGCTATCACAAGTGGACGACTTAATAACCCAAGTCCTGAAGATGCATAACAAGTTTAAGAATGGCGTTTCGCAAGGTGGAATTAATGACATGGCCTTTACGCCTTCCGTGAGAGATAGATATATACAGGGCAAGTCTTTCAAGTTACTAGAGAGTATTGGAGTTTTGGAACCAGACCATCTCCAAAACTCCCAGAGTGATATTTTGCATATTACAGATTTCACTTCTGGTTCAGACATCGACAACGTGaaacaaattaatgaaacaTTGCAGTCAGTAAGGCTGCCCGAACCCCAACCGCAACCTTCTTCTGGATAATAGTACCACTACAGACTCTCTCTCTGGTCGTCGCGCTGGATTTCTAACCCAATTGTATACTAGCTTACATAGTAGAACTAATGTATGTACACTATAGTTATGTCGTGTAATAATCATTTTCGACTTGTGTAACGTTTACGACCAATGAAAAATCCTCGAAGTCAAATTATCACCTATCTATACAAAGGGTACGATTGTGAAAGAAAACACTACACaataatcatatatatatagcaATATGGCAGGCACATTGAAACCAGATCCAGCATTTCAAAGATTCAACGCTGCAAAAGAATCATTTGGAACTTATTTCCGTTTTACCCCAAAATCAATCGCATTCAACTTGTTAATGATGGGAGCTGTTCCAGCAGGTTTAGCATACTATGCTTATTCTAGTGATGGACAATCACCTTTGAGAAGATTATACAGAACTAGTCCAATTTTAGGTGGTGAGGAATACGTTCCAAGAGATAAAGACTTATAAAGAACGACATAACCCAAGATTCATCATTACCATGATTTATGGTAGCTCTTTTACCCAGGAAGTGTAACCAAATAAAGACTAAACATTGCATTATATTACTCACGAGACTTCGTCTTTTGTTTCGTCTTTTTGATTTACTTCGTTAGAAATTACATTAATACacattgaagatttgaagaCTTTTTACTTTGTAGAATAGCTCTGAACTGCATAACCCGAAAATATGAAAagtaatattaaatatatatgcTATTAGAAGAATAAAGTATGTGTACAATGGTATAGTGTATAGAATTCTTGTGCTTAAGAATACAAGAAAAGTGTGGAACCTTTAAATGATTAACCGAAAATACTTGTAGGTTTGTTGAAGTGATAACTTAATTTAATGTCGAAAATCAATCTCAAGTGTTTCATTTATTcccattattattcaagtcGAGCTGAAACAGTAACATACCTGATTTCATGTTTCTCAAGACCTTGGGCGAAGTAACTAAAGAACTAGAAGAATTATGGTGAGCTAAAGGCGGATGGCTGTTAGGTTTAACTATACTGGCATCAGTCACGCTGCTTGTTTTCTTCATGGTTGGTCTTTCGTTTACCTTCTGGTTAATTTTGGGTAatgattttcttcttaACTTGGAGTTTGAATTGGATTGCACCGAAAACGATTCCCTTTCGATAACAAACGAGAAATTATTAGTGGTATGTGAGTTCACCGGGAACGTATTCGAACATTCGCTCAATGAAAAGCTAGGTTGGTTTTTGTTCGTAGGAGTTGTAttgattgaagaatttgatgcTGATCGTGGCATGGCTCCGATAAATGTGTCTGGTTTctgaaataatttatccAGCGAGAGTTTAGTGGGTGAGTTGGAAGTTGTACTCGATGATTTTGGAGACGATGATGACTTCTTTTTAGGAGATACGAATAATTCGATCAGTTTATCTTGTTCTGGAGTAGAAGGTCTCTTACATAATGATAGATTTGAATTGGATTTAGCAGTACTCTCGTTCGCTGAGGGATCATTCATGATTGCGCTCAAACTAAAATCCAAATCTAACCCCAACCCAACAAAGTTCGGCTGCGGTTGAGATATATCTTCGTAATCAATAAAGCTCGAAAACAAGCTGTTGTCGTGGCTTCCGTCCTCGGGGACTACGGGACTTGTTAACTCAAGCAAAGGatcatctttcaataagTCATCGATCGTGATTTCCTTATCGTATTCGTACACCTCCGACGCTCTTAAATCCTCCAAGCTGGAAAATGAATCCTTTTTGGACTTTGAAGGTTTCTTTGGCTTTGCAGGCTTCGTGACACTAGATTTTCTGCTGCGTGTAAcctttttatcattatctacTTGTTTTGCTACTTTATGCTCAATATTCTGGTTCATAGGGTTTGCAGGAACAAATTGGTTGTTCTGAGACATCAActgctgctgctgcatCAAAAAATGTTGCTGAACCAAGTGTTGGTTCGCCAGTTGATTGTGCATGTGGGTATTTGTAGTAGGCGACATATTCATGTTAGGTTGTCCCACCATTACGGGCGTCGTATGTGCATTCTGCGAAAACACATACTGATTCTGATAATTACTTCGTGGTATACTATTGATCGGGGTCACTGTCTGGTAGACAGGCGTGTTATTGGAGCCGTTTTTATTGTTGTTAGAAAATACTGGACTGCAGTCGGTGGTGGGGGTTTGCAAATGAAATCTATTCATCTGCGACGATAACTGAGTTGGGCTCTGAAACATTTCATGCGAGACAGATGTGGGCGAACTATCCACCATCTGCTGCCGAACTATCTGTTGGGGTGGCATGGGGTGAAATTGTTCATTAGTAGGAGAATATTGTAGCGATTGATTATTTATGGCTCCTCCATTTATATGATTAGCCTGAACATTGTACGGAATAGGCTCAGTCGATATCTGCGAAGCCGTTTCTTTGGTTGGAATATACTGATGAAAACTCATAGTTCTAATTGAAAAGTTCTTTCTTTCGTCCTTCAGTTTCGTTCTTCGtttctttctttatttccttttctttctctaATAGAGAGTCCTCGCGTATCACTCTGTAAAACTGTATATCTTGTTATCCGTTCAAGTAATTTGATATAGAAGATAGAAATTAAGGGTTTCCCAATTAGAATGTCTTCTTCAAGCGTTTAAAGCGAATgtgataataatatcgttatgaatgaagaaatagtATCAATTAATCCAACTTATGATagtatatttaatataagGAGACAAATATATGtgaaatttcttcatcaattaaacGCCCATGTTGGATATATTAAGGGTATTAATTGCGATTACTGGTTGTGTGGCTTTTGTGTAAGTTCTATTATATAGAATTTCCTAGGTGGAGATAACCAGCATTGACTAAGGCGAATACGAAGAAACTTTTTCATAGGATTAATAAATAGCAGGTGTTCGGTTCCGACGGCATCATCTACTCTATATGTTAACAGAAATTTGCATTTTTATGTCCAACGGTGTATTAATCCGTGTAGTAGGTTCGTAGAAGTAGTTCGGAAGAAGGGTCCTATCTGCATagtaatttaataataaattacaTTAGGCTAGAGgaaaagaacaagaaaagtACAAATAGTCATGCAAGTATGTCTAGTTGACGATGATACAGGCTATGATATTAGAAGTTAAGTTCATAGTCAAATTTAGATATGTAGATTGTCGCCTGAGGTGGAAAAGCCCATTTCGGACCGTGCGATTTGGGCAGATGTTTTTAATACGGCATTACGATAACGGAATTTTTCTAGAGGTTTACGGAATTGGAAGTGGTTTTATGATTATACATCGGAAGAAGAGTAAAAAAGTGGTATTTTCCAAACATAACGTAGATAACAATGGATGCAGATTGTATTGCCGATTTTTGGATGATAGAGTAGTTGAAGGATTGTGATAATCGATGTATCGGACACATACCATGAAAAACCCTGACTTCCGATCGGTATCGTATGTACAGCGATAATAAAGTATAGCTCTACAagttttcatcaaatattacattatattctaataaataacCAATTATCACACTTAAACATAATAAACCctatataaataattaaaacCCAAACCTGatatttacaaaaataATCTCACTTATACCTATTATCCATACCCAATGCATTGTTTTTGTCTTTTTATCTTTTCttgtataaataattaCTAGAAACATCATGTTTCTTACAAATATTTCGTGAAATGAACGTCGTTTAACCATCCAACCTTTTCGAAAGCTGCAAATAGTCTACTGGCCTTGTTGACATCGATCCTACAGGCCTTTTGCGCATCTGTACGCCTGAATTGCATGCCACTCTTCATACGATTGACCTTCTCGTAAAACAACCTTCTCTTCGAATCAAGATACACATTACATGGCAATCTCAATGTCGAAGCTAACAAGACCTCTGCCGGATGTATTTTGTCTGCATTTGGATCGTTCCTCAAGTCCATTGGCTGTCCTTTCCACTCGACCTTCAAGCTTCTGTTATTGCCCTTGGGTAACGTCGAAACATCCGGAGAGTAATCAGGGATGTTCTCGTCTATGAAAGATGCCTGCTGGATCGCCAATGGTGACCCGGTGTAAGAAGCCTCTTTTCTGgccttcttctttcttggAGATGGTGACTGTGAACTGTTTCTCGACGATTCGATGTCCGACACACCGCTTCCAGCGACAGAACTCTCTTTCGCTATTCTCCTGGTCCGCACTCTCTCTGTGTTGGTAAATTCAGAATCGCTATCTGAATTGAATTCCCTTTTGCGGTTCGTTATTCTTCTATTTGGCTGTGGCTGCGACTTCTCTTTCGCTGAAATGATCGAATACTGCTCGAGAAACTTGAATTGCTTGGCCTTGTAATTCGAATCAAGCCCGTTCCATGCATTCACCTTCAATTCGTATTTCTTGTAGTTCTCTATCTTGAACGGACTCGAACTCAAAACATAGTTCTTGGTCAATGCACCACCTTGTGCGGTATTATTCTCTTCAATACTGTCATTAGTGGTGGTGCTATTTCTCTGATATGGTGACAATGGCGGACTCAAAATCGTGCTACCTCCACTGGCACTAGATGTAGTAGTATTGCTACTACTTGGCTTATAAAAGTTATCTTGCTTACTAATTGTGGGTGAGTTTGCTTCGGCCTCTATCTGATTATTTGGGGTCAAGCATCCGGAATTCCCTCTCTGATTGATAGTCCTAGCTAGTGGGTGATACATTACTGACATATTTTAACTGTTGTGTAAACCcttaatttataattatcGTCTAAAAAAAGCTACGAAAATTAATCATTGCAATTGCaagtatatttatttatttatttatagaGGATGACTATGTAGATAGGATgcaaatttttttttcttttttttttttttgcgGAAAAGTTTTTATATGCATGATTAAAAAGAAACGGATCTGGTTGATATCGATCTTGTTGCACCATCAATTGGCTTTTTTCTGTGGATAACTGGAGGTCAATGGGGCCGGTATAGGTACTATAAATGTCGGAGATTCTAGTGATGGTATTTGTTTTGTCATAGCATTCCTACATCTCTCATAAATCAAGATCGCGTTTTGTTATCGGATCTGCTTCACTGCATAAACCCCAGTGACCTTCGGACAGAAAAGAAtctttttttcaaaatcgtGCTTCTCTGACCATTTCTGTTTTATTCCACGTATTCTATTGGCTGTTTTTTCTACTTACGAGCTGGTCGTATATTGGCTAATTGTCTGATTGCAGTACGCAATTTCGATTTTACGCTTGTCAATTGCACATTGGTGCTTTGGTGTTACTGTTGTTTTACTTTATTCAAATGCTATCACATGGTCGCAGTCAATTGACCTGTGGTTTGATTGTAAGGCATATACGGTACTTAAGCAAGATATTATGATTAATAGTTGATATGCATAGAATGGTCATTGGGGATCGTAATATTACCCAATCGCAATAATAACATTGAAAAGCATAATTAGTGTCATCGAAATACCCAATATAGTGACAGACATCGCAGCGTAACTGCCAAGTACTGGAAATTACTCGGTCATGCGAGTAATCTTGGGAATGCAATGTAGCGTAGCCCGTCGGTTGCATCATTGCCGGGCACAACTGCGCGATGGTAGTACTGTTAGTGCAGTACGATAAGTCCGTGATCAGGTAATCCCGGTTGGGCAGCCTTGGTCAGAGAACAGGCACTAGTATGGTCTCGGGTTCGAGTCCGATGATAGCCTTTATTGGATTTAAGTGTATTGctattttgaattgtttgCACGTGATTTTAAGCGAATTTTCAGTCTCATCATTACCCTGGAGCATTCAAATAGTCAGCAGAAGTGCTTTTGAGGTACCGTTACGGGGAATGGTATTTAGGCTTGTTAAAACGGCAATATCTAATATAGTACCTTTAAAGAGAACGATGGTTGAGTACAGCGGGAAACTAGCGCTTGCACCGATGGTGAGAAGCGGAGAGATCCCTACTAGACTCATGGCCTTGCGATATGGAGCTGATCTTGTGTGGACCCCCGAGATTGTTGATAAGAAGCTCATCAAGTGTGAACGGGTGATAAACGATGATTTGGGGACGGTTGACTTTTTGGATCCAAATAAGAAGGTTGTTTTTCGAACGTATCCCGCAGAGGAACTGGGAAAGCTCATTTTCCAGATTGGATCGGCCGACCCCGAGTTGGCAGTACAGGCTGCTAAGATAGTGGCACAAGATGTGGATGGAATTGACTTGAACTGTGGGTGTCCTAAGCCGTTTTCCACGCATTCGGGAATGGGGGCTGCGTTGTTAACAACCCCCGATTTGCTCGAACTGATCTTGCGAAATTTAGTGTCAGAGGTAGGAAAAGTGTACGATATTCCAATCAGTGCTAAGATCAGGCTTCTAGATGATACAGATGTGACTCCTTCATTGGAACTTATTGATAGATTGTGCAAGACGGGAATTTCGAACTTGACGTTACACTGTCGTACCCCAAGAATGAGGAATAGAGACACTCCAGTGAGGGACTTTTTACCGTCAATTATCGAT comes from the Debaryomyces hansenii CBS767 chromosome B complete sequence genome and includes:
- a CDS encoding DEHA2B05566p (similar to uniprot|Q01926 Saccharomyces cerevisiae YOR334w MRS2 mitochondrial inner membrane Mg(2+) channel), whose translation is MNTADIPEGISESFVDHQFEPNKLVPTNDKKIIYNRLKPITPNDSYVSCTIFDIKGNITAVSRKYPKMKFLKGNDLFPRDLRKIDTSSIDVVPSIMVRSPNCILVNLLHIKAIIKKDSVMVFDTSTPSIATKLGLFMYDLEMKLKLPSGNICYEFRALESILISVMSYLEADLRNHLQGCGLILAELEDEIDRNKLQDLLIKSKKLSSFYQKAVLIRNVLEELLDNDEDLAGMYLTDPIKFDPTIENPTDFADLEMMLESYYKQCDEFVQQAGSLINDIKATEEIVNIILDTNRNSLMLFELKITVYTLGFTVATLLPAFYGMNLKNYIEESTFGFGAVAVFSIIQGLLIIMLSFRKLRKVQKLTMMDGAGNHLHHSSSPIGLMNKDKWYYRLFYGNRHTKYDRPTPKESDVIWRMINDDKPLK
- a CDS encoding DEHA2B05588p (weakly similar to uniprot|P46669 Saccharomyces cerevisiae YOR340c RPA43 RNA polymerase I subunit A43), producing the protein MYLLHKNLLIFLLCSAAQNFSIFFDFSSYKSYKSIYYFNFRIYIYIYKYIQIIMSVDTNNGYNTSNEPQFKKRKQFIVPKSTNPIGDEGISECFQKFTTSLYVSLAPCHISNPINGVKSQHLDPLIMSYFPKAKGVCLAYSNIKISDDNVTKDTDDNTITVAKVTDSSPFTFLWVSVDFLIWRPQVGDTLEGYIYMQTASHIGLLVHDTFNASIKKFNIPVDWNFIPSQEDEYSEEVNDSNKFKSFGYWADENNVKIEGKLKFTIKSIHTTGKVVSLDGTLIKPGSERDAQPIFRERRSSSSSITTSQPGKHKKFDEEDIPTVTEIPEPKEDDLSTLPGYSKQSDDEEEDSAVVNNSDSEEDSD
- a CDS encoding DEHA2B05610p (similar to CA0728|IPF7345 Candida albicans IPF7345): MATTEDGGEPGYIDSLDAKIIQYQYNITKIQNLIPAIQKLAANASESKELPLVQYAVLLCGSIFAINEGVFSTKLEIIGEFKLFKPVPISISNVVTHIPYDNPDITVKPLSELPSPESGVKCLKSLEELCYSCLQGYQKRLQQAKITKEKSKLLSPDYFGDLESMLKDQIFDNGDNDLTLEHGLLHKLSENTSLLDDENYVEASLTDMDIEMIFTVTGQLRSTLDHLKPNLIPFQKLKTIPKTQQEEYVKLMSDGKYGLHKVLMLTLRLNEIYSILRKVGRKIYFSNYQHLYDYKLAFQSSNSNYFKLNLLKEVDGLFNATKKNGTLVANLTRFVRQNSRYELSYKTLLDFSNFVNQAYIMIENMVFKFEEFGFNWISSELRFRKVYGLPKKALIDVFQKIKESKNKLQEGTDASEPRKSTTADSKPTRSVNNSRTGNPQKKESENKESDNKESDNKESDNKESENKNSTDNLEKFPDIDEVTPKSIEQDLKKLELNDSSPSKGSRSSSISSQSSNSSTNKFSVKPTKRKLSSSQNPRNSMLPSPMSKASNPLNQRPSSMLFMNSNSSLSSFPSSTRMEINAATTTTPSGRRRSTSSPISPKVTILQDNTHKATSGAAAALARSNSLKSPNSPLRSPSGSISSPSNLRSPSGAIKRSGSQTRSGNGTQQQQISSPSPKSKQNPLIAVEEEDNSGTTSAKPLTANQRLQLHLRQATKSGTLMTQQKETLTSVVFDPSEPSTFNLRRSVESPTTKESSDLPTQQQAPILSQGPAPNQPQTRDQVTRRNTRRNSVTPQLGNPASPNNSSVTTINAQNTSESSVSSASSEDNSTASQIKKVRFTGVPEYSELEDAPRTYANRLLKNFAVFKAPPNKPGFKRKDQLLKTEESLSLRSHLRDSSAGAFSPPPQTGLSKFRNKLL
- a CDS encoding DEHA2B05632p (weakly similar to uniprot|P39731 Saccharomyces cerevisiae YAL034w-A MTW1 essential component of the MIND kinetochore complex), whose amino-acid sequence is MSATDYRATALLTEHFGFPPLALIDDVINAVNDIMYKCTQAMETYLNERQQKRLEETMKEKNSDEDVVMEGPEDTPSAIPDDEIQLGTAKLETLLESQVDKNFDKFELYALRNIFTVPSDLVRDGWVRLMHHEGIEYQKDEDSSKLDEEIEKLIKFINMELSLRKILKLQITKANKLVRMLRSFRSCLSFLDHDNNGEKLTAEARSAIKSLSPLDENLYFLLSQVDDLITQVSKMHNKFKNGVSQGGINDMAFTPSVRDRYIQGKSFKLLESIGVLEPDHLQNSQSDILHITDFTSGSDIDNVKQINETLQSVRSPEPQPQPSSG
- a CDS encoding DEHA2B05654p (no similarity) translates to MAGTLKPDPAFQRFNAAKESFGTYFRFTPKSIAFNLLMMGAVPAGLAYYAYSSDGQSPLRRLYRTSPILGGEEYVPRDKDL